One window of the Cryptomeria japonica chromosome 7, Sugi_1.0, whole genome shotgun sequence genome contains the following:
- the LOC131073109 gene encoding pentatricopeptide repeat-containing protein At5g65560, whose amino-acid sequence MELWDKKMTKFTSRSISRSFQNSKSSGTLETASKSSLEPWICSSSVFFIPKKFSLFLQSQTRSLSAKSNSWNGSCQYTLPVVHSCNFTSFSANLYSLVLPLYTLLSAGLYFHPTCQQHTLAMASVEECAAFWDLVHQVCALIRQPDWQKKSSLKKLTSHMTSEHVVKVLELHNDVNSALQFFHWIEKRPGYRHDVKSYTSIINLLYSVNSVSLRQEAEALKISMINACCHKDEIRKVIEALNQMHIKGFKFSFEVYNTIIEVLERLNMTSTAQGIFRMMLANGFKPDLLTYNKMINALCKQGKVQEAYIFLNHILQDGRFSNTSTYTSLVLGHCRNGNLEEAFKIFSWMSEQRCDPDVVTYSILVDGLCKNGKIQEAYDLVDEMVKKHCNPNVHTYTILITGLCGGGRLQEALDIVEEMKKNNCKPNIHTYTSLISGLCKEGKLKEARELFDQIVKMGLVPNVVTYNVLIDGHCKQMQIDYAFEVMEKMEKSGCKPNVRTYNELINGLCKQKKLPKAMQLLNKMVERNLIPNNVTYNTLIEVHCKEYQVDIAYDFFKLMKKKGCEPDDWTYSILVSGLCKEGKLKQACELFSELLENGIAPDCVTYTAIIDGFCKSGKVDIALGLFYKMSENGREPNSHTYNVLINGLCKENRVLEADKLFGQMLGSGVLPTLVTYTTLIDGLCKGGSVDIAFKVLDKMLQVDCPPNVYTYSALVYGLCKEGKLEEAEMLISEMEEKGISPNLVTYTSLLDGNLKAGRVDHAFDLLGKMMEDGCMPNYRTYCKLIDGLVQERNVRQALAISYEDELATSDRDGSVKIQAMDHMSKNIKVDIALHLLDRMMEKCCHPTIDTYSALIAGFSKGGRMLEAGQLIKIMLERGHSPDESIYTALVDGYCKQEKYMDAFKLLDKMTKNSYEPSLSLSNSVIYGLCREGKVHEAERLFESTLQNGYIPSDVTLTILINSLLKDGKTDKCLKLLKRMKKSGFEPDGQTYKEFIRVLCKQNKVFEAKLLINRMLESGLGLDTDIVDIKGFSLRDTSLHTD is encoded by the coding sequence ATGGAGCTTTGGGACAAGAAGATGACGAAGTTCACTTCTCGCTCGATTTCCAGAAGTTTTCAAAACTCAAAATCGTCAGGTACACTTGAAACAGCGTCAAAATCCTCTCTTGAACCCTGGATATGCTCAAGTTCAGTTTTTTTTATACCAAAAAAGTTTTCTCTATTTCTGCAATCGCAGACACGTTCATTATCTGCAAAATCTAATTCATGGAATGGCTCGTGCCAATACACATTACCAGTTGTACATTCATGCAATTTCACAAGTTTCAGTGCAAATTTGTATTCGTTGGTACTTCCATTGTACACTCTATTATCTGCTGGTTTATATTTTCATCCTACTTGTCAACAACACACATTGGCAATGGCTTCTGTAGAAGAGTGTGCTGCCTTTTGGGATTTAGTGCACCAGGTTTGTGCCCTAATTAGGCAACCAGATTGGCAGAAAAAAAGTTCGCTGAAAAAGTTGACCTCTCATATGACTTCTGAGCATGTGGTGAAGGTTTTGGAACTTCATAATGACGTTAATTCCGCCCTGCAATTTTTTCATTGGATTGAAAAGAGGCCTGGATACAGGCATGATGTCAAGTCATATACTTCAATCATAAATTTGTTGTATTCTGTAAATAGTGTGTCTCTTCGTCAAGAGGCAGAGGCATTGAAGATTtctatgataaatgcctgttgtcaCAAGGATGAGATTAGGAAAGTCATTGAAGCACTTAATCAAATGCACATAAAAGGATTTAAGTTTAGTTTTGAAGTTTACAATACTATAATCGAGGTTTTGGAAAGGTTGAACATGACCTCTACGGCACAAGGGATATTTAGAATGATGCTTGCAAATGGATTCAAGCCTGATCTTTTAACATATAATAAAATGATCAATGCTCTTTGCAAGCAGGGAAAGGTGCAGGAGGCATATATCTTTCTTAATCATATCCTGCAAGATGGTCGATTTTCTAATACTTCCACTTATACATCATTAGTTCTAGGGCACTGCAGGAATGGCAACTTGGAGGAAGCTTTCAAAATATTCAGTTGGATGTCTGAGCAGCGATGTGACCCTGATGTTGTCACTTATTCCATACTTGTTGATGGTTTATGCAAGAATGGTAAAATTCAAGAAGCTTATGATTTAGTTGATGAAATGGTGAAGAAGCATTGCAATCCCAATGTTCATACCTATACAATTCTGATCACAGGTCTATGTGGTGGGGGCAGGCTACAGGAAGCATTGGATATTGTCGAAGAGATGAAGAAAAATAATTGCAAGCCAAACATTCATACCTACACTTCATTGATCAGTGGACTTTGCAAAGAAGGTAAACTTAAAGAAGCAAGGGAACTGTTTGACCAAATAGTGAAGATGGGTTTAGTTCCAAATGTGGTTACATACAATGTTCTCATTGATGGGCACTGTAAACAAATGCAAATTGACTATGCTTTTGAGGTTATGGAGAAAATGGAAAAGAGTGGATGCAAACCCAATGTTCGTACGTACAACGAGTTGATCAATGGATTATGTAAACAAAAGAAGTTGCCAAAAGCAATGCAACTTTTGAACAAAATGGTTGAGAGAAATTTGATCCCAAATAATGTGACATATAATACTCTAATTGAAGTTCATTGCAAAGAGTATCAAGTAGATATTGCCTatgatttctttaagttgatgAAGAAAAAGGGGTGTGAACCTGACGATTGGACTTATTCCATACTTGTCAGTGGACTTTGCAAAGAAGGAAAGTTGAAGCAGGCTTGCGAGTTATTCAGTGAACTTCTTGAAAATGGCATTGCACCTGATTGTGTAACATATACGGCTATAATTGATGGTTTTTGCAAATCTGGAAAAGTTGATATTGCTCTTGGACTGTTCTACAAGATGTCTGAAAATGGTCGGGAGCCAAATTCACATACTTATAATGTACTGATAAATGGACTGTGCAAGGAAAATAGGGTCCTTGAGGCTGACAAATTGTTTGGTCAGATGTTAGGGAGTGGGGTGCTTCCAACTTTGGTTACTTATACGACACTTATTGATGGACTGTGCAAAGGAGGTTCTGTGGATATTGCTTTTAAAGTCTTAGACAAAATGCTACAGGTAGATTGCCCCCCGAATGTCTACACTTACAGTGCACTGGTTTATGGACTTTGCAAAGAAGGGAAACTGGAGGAGGCAGAAATGTTGATTAGTGAGATGGAGGAGAAAGGCATAAGTCCAAATCTAGTAACTTACACTTCATTACTTGATGGTAACCTTAAAGCAGGTAGAGTTGATCATGCATTTGATTTACTAGGCAAAATGATGGAGGATGGATGCATGCCTAATTATCGAACTTATTGTAAGCTTATAGATGGTCTAGTCCAAGAGAGAAACGTGCGGCAAGCACTAGCAATTTCTTATGAAGATGAACTTGCTACTTCTGATCGTGATGGCTCAGTCAAAATTCAGGCCATGGATCACATGTCGAAGAATATAAAAGTTGACATTGCTTTGCATCTTTTGGATAGAATGATGGAGAAGTGCTGTCATCCCACCATAGATACTTATAGTGCCCTGATAGCAGGATTCTCCAAAGGAGGTAGGATGCTTGAGGCAGGCCAACTGATAAAAATAATGCTTGAAAGAGGCCATTCTCCTGATGAATCAATCTACACAGCTCTTGTTGATGGGTATTGCAAACAGGAAAAATACATGGATGCTTTCAAACTTTTGGATAAAATGACCAAAAATAGTTATGAACCAAGCTTATCTTTATCCAATTCTGTGATTTATGGACTATGCAGAGAAGGTAAGGTGCATGAAGCAGAAAGGCTGTTTGAGAGTACATTACAAAATGGATATATTCCCAGTGATGTAACTTTGACAATACTGATCAATAGTCTTCTGAAGGATGGCAAGACTGACAAATGTCTGAAGCTGCTGAAAAGAATGAAGAAAAGTGGTTTTGAACCTGATGGTCAAACATATAAGGAATTCATTAGAGTGCTTTGCAAACAAaacaaggtatttgaagcaaaattacTCATCAACAGGATGCTAGAAAGCGGTTTAGGACTTGATACTGACATCGTTGATATTAAAGGATTCTCTCTTAGAGACACTTCACTCCACACAGATTAG